A window of the Pseudomonas furukawaii genome harbors these coding sequences:
- the recC gene encoding exodeoxyribonuclease V subunit gamma: MPQSPELSPGLIVIHGNHLEELRALAVEWMRRHPLRPLENEVLLVQSNGIAQWLKLALAEREGCGIAAALDVDLPARFLWQAYRGVLGKDAIPQQSPLDKAPLTWRLMRLLPGLLADEAFAPLRRFLADDSDLRKRHQLAERLADLFDQYQVYRADWLADWAEGRDSLRTSRGGERALDEASRWQPALWRALLADVGEEHLAESRAGVHPRFVARMRELEAPPRGLPRRITVFGISSLPAQMLEALAAMARFSQVMLYVHNPCQHHWGDIVEDKDLLRHEYRRQQRKGVAAGQLGLFDESRMHQHAQPLLAAWGKQGRDYINLLDQYDDPERYREEFDRIDLFSPASGDGLLGQLQNDILDLRPLAETRETWPPVDPSRDSSLRFHIAHSAQREVEVLHDQLLAAFSADPDLRPRDVIVMVPDVNTYAPHIQAVFGQFAGDDPRFIPFTLADQGLRGKEPLAIALEHLLKLPDSRFSVSEMLDLLDVAALRARFGIREDELPTLRRWLEGAGIRWGLDARQRESLGLGEGLEQNTWRFGLRRMLLGYAVGAAGAYADIEPYDEIGGLDAALIGPLTRLLEALDRQLETLKAPATPVAWGERLRNLLETFFLPQGEREEVLRTQLLDALDAWLELCEAAGLDESLPLPVVREAWLGDLDQGRLSQRFLAGAVNFCTLMPMRAIPFRHVCLLGMNDGDYPRSQAPLDFDLMAGDYRPGDRSRREDDRYLLLEALLAARDRLYVSWVGRSIRDNSERPPSVLVGQLRDHLASAWTLAGGGDLLHALTTEHPLQPFSRRYFDEQPGLFSYVHEWAALHGGAVPREDAAPLPAWEEGREISPEMLQGFLRDPVKCFFTRRLKVHLDEEQQAQLDSEPFSLDGLERYQLQDHLLKSAVQAPDGDFTRALMTAADRLQRAGVLPLAGFGQQYRDGLLQPLPDQLQRHAGLCLLWPELLESPVRLSFAASGVQLEGWLGGLRRKADGSLARLELLPGGLAKEKGWKWHRLLRPYVLHVIAAACGAPITTLLVGEDQSLALEPLSQESAGKQLTAWLEAWTSGMQAPLPVALKTSLAWLQEENDDKARGVYEGGYNLTGEVVGSASLARQFPDYAALTADGRFPAWSECLYGPLLASHPIALKEEAA; this comes from the coding sequence ATGCCCCAAAGCCCGGAGCTGTCCCCCGGCCTCATCGTCATCCACGGCAACCACCTGGAAGAGTTGCGCGCCCTGGCGGTGGAATGGATGCGGCGCCATCCGCTGCGGCCGCTGGAGAACGAGGTGCTGCTGGTGCAGAGCAACGGCATCGCCCAGTGGCTCAAGCTGGCCCTGGCGGAGCGCGAGGGATGCGGCATCGCCGCGGCCCTGGACGTGGACCTGCCGGCGCGTTTCCTCTGGCAGGCCTACCGCGGTGTGCTCGGCAAGGACGCGATACCCCAGCAGTCCCCCCTGGACAAGGCCCCCTTGACCTGGCGCCTCATGCGCCTGCTGCCTGGTCTGCTGGCGGACGAGGCTTTCGCGCCGCTGCGGCGTTTCCTCGCCGATGACAGCGACCTGCGCAAGCGTCACCAACTGGCCGAGCGGCTGGCGGACCTCTTCGACCAGTACCAGGTCTACCGCGCCGACTGGCTGGCGGACTGGGCCGAGGGCCGCGACAGCCTGCGCACCTCCCGGGGCGGCGAGCGGGCGCTGGACGAGGCCTCGCGCTGGCAGCCGGCGCTTTGGCGGGCCTTGCTGGCGGATGTGGGCGAGGAGCACCTGGCGGAAAGCCGGGCGGGCGTTCACCCGCGCTTCGTCGCGCGGATGCGTGAACTGGAGGCGCCGCCGCGCGGCCTGCCACGGCGCATCACGGTGTTCGGCATTTCCTCGCTGCCGGCCCAGATGCTGGAGGCCCTGGCCGCGATGGCGCGCTTCAGCCAGGTGATGCTCTATGTCCATAACCCCTGCCAGCACCACTGGGGCGACATCGTCGAAGACAAGGACCTGCTGCGCCACGAGTACCGCCGCCAGCAGCGCAAAGGCGTGGCGGCCGGGCAGCTCGGCCTGTTCGACGAGTCCCGGATGCACCAGCACGCCCAGCCCTTGCTGGCCGCCTGGGGCAAGCAGGGGCGCGACTACATCAACCTGCTGGACCAGTACGACGACCCCGAGCGCTACCGCGAAGAGTTCGACCGCATCGACCTGTTCAGCCCGGCGTCGGGCGATGGCCTGCTGGGGCAGTTGCAGAACGACATCCTCGACCTGAGGCCGCTGGCGGAAACCCGCGAGACCTGGCCGCCGGTCGACCCGTCGCGGGACAGCTCCCTGCGTTTCCACATCGCCCACAGCGCCCAGCGCGAAGTCGAAGTGCTGCATGACCAGCTACTGGCGGCGTTCAGCGCCGATCCGGACCTGCGCCCCCGCGACGTCATCGTCATGGTGCCGGACGTGAACACCTACGCACCGCATATCCAGGCGGTGTTCGGCCAATTCGCCGGCGACGACCCGCGCTTCATTCCCTTCACACTGGCGGACCAGGGTTTGCGCGGCAAGGAACCGCTGGCGATCGCCCTGGAACACCTGCTGAAGTTGCCGGATAGCCGCTTCAGCGTCAGCGAAATGCTGGACCTGCTGGACGTGGCGGCCCTGCGCGCACGCTTTGGCATCAGGGAAGACGAGTTGCCCACCTTGCGCCGCTGGCTGGAAGGTGCCGGCATCCGCTGGGGCCTGGACGCTCGGCAGCGGGAATCCCTTGGGCTCGGCGAAGGCCTGGAGCAGAACACCTGGCGCTTCGGCCTGCGCCGCATGCTCCTGGGCTACGCCGTGGGCGCCGCCGGGGCTTATGCCGACATCGAGCCCTACGACGAGATCGGCGGCCTGGACGCCGCCCTGATCGGTCCGCTGACCCGGCTGCTGGAAGCCCTGGACCGCCAGCTGGAGACCCTCAAGGCGCCGGCGACGCCGGTGGCCTGGGGCGAGCGGCTGCGGAATCTGCTGGAGACCTTCTTCCTGCCGCAGGGTGAGCGCGAGGAAGTGCTGCGTACCCAGTTGCTCGACGCCCTGGACGCCTGGCTGGAACTCTGCGAGGCCGCCGGACTCGACGAGTCGCTGCCGCTGCCGGTGGTCCGCGAGGCCTGGCTTGGCGACCTGGACCAGGGGCGCCTGAGCCAGCGTTTTCTCGCGGGCGCGGTCAATTTCTGCACCCTGATGCCCATGCGCGCCATTCCCTTCCGCCATGTTTGCCTGCTGGGCATGAATGACGGCGATTACCCCCGCAGCCAGGCGCCGCTGGATTTCGACCTCATGGCCGGCGATTACCGCCCCGGCGATCGCTCCCGCCGCGAGGATGATCGCTACCTGCTGCTGGAGGCGCTGCTGGCTGCGCGCGACCGCCTATACGTGAGCTGGGTGGGGCGCAGCATCCGCGACAACAGCGAGCGTCCGCCGTCGGTTCTGGTGGGGCAGTTGCGTGACCATCTCGCCAGCGCCTGGACCCTGGCAGGAGGCGGCGACCTGCTTCATGCGCTGACCACCGAGCACCCGCTGCAGCCCTTCAGTCGCCGCTATTTCGACGAGCAGCCGGGGCTGTTCAGCTACGTCCATGAGTGGGCGGCGCTGCATGGCGGGGCGGTACCCCGTGAGGACGCCGCGCCTCTGCCGGCCTGGGAGGAGGGGCGGGAGATCAGCCCCGAGATGCTGCAGGGCTTCCTGCGGGATCCGGTGAAGTGCTTCTTCACCCGCCGCCTCAAGGTCCATCTGGACGAGGAGCAGCAGGCGCAACTGGACAGCGAGCCCTTCAGCCTCGATGGCCTGGAGCGCTACCAGTTGCAGGACCACTTGCTGAAGTCCGCCGTGCAGGCGCCCGACGGAGACTTCACGCGAGCCCTGATGACGGCGGCCGACCGTTTGCAGCGTGCTGGCGTACTGCCGCTGGCGGGGTTTGGCCAGCAGTACCGAGACGGCTTGCTGCAGCCCTTGCCCGATCAGTTGCAGCGCCATGCCGGGCTCTGCCTGCTCTGGCCCGAGCTGCTGGAGTCGCCCGTGCGCCTGAGCTTCGCGGCCTCCGGCGTGCAGCTGGAGGGCTGGCTGGGTGGGCTGCGGCGCAAGGCTGACGGCAGCCTGGCGCGCCTGGAGCTGCTGCCCGGCGGCCTGGCCAAGGAGAAGGGCTGGAAATGGCATCGCCTGCTGCGGCCCTATGTACTGCATGTGATCGCAGCGGCTTGCGGCGCGCCCATCACCACGCTGCTGGTGGGCGAAGACCAGTCCCTGGCCCTCGAACCGCTGTCGCAGGAGTCGGCCGGCAAGCAACTGACGGCCTGGCTGGAGGCCTGGACCTCGGGCATGCAGGCGCCGCTGCCGGTGGCATTAAAGACCTCCCTGGCCTGGTTGCAGGAAGAGAACGACGACAAGGCCCGTGGCGTCTACGAAGGCGGCTACAACCTCACCGGCGAAGTGGTCGGCAGTGCCAGCCTGGCGCGGCAGTTCCCGGACTACGCGGCGCTGACCGCCGATGGCCGTTTCCCCGCCTGGAGCGAGTGCCTCTACGGCCCCTTGCTGGCCAGCCACCCCATCGCCCTCAAGGAGGAAGCGGCATGA
- the recB gene encoding exodeoxyribonuclease V subunit beta, with amino-acid sequence MSLSPRPLALRFPLHGSRLIEASAGTGKTFTISALYLRLILRHGSDAAFREPLLPPQILVVTFTDAATRELRDRIRARLVQAAAVFRGDGEPDPLLDQLRADFDESAWSDCARRLELAAQWMDEAAVSTIHGWCQRMLREHAFDSGSLFSQTLETDHSELLAEVVRDYWRQHCYPLQGAALSWVAGNWGTPAGLGARLRPLLGEPGAVDPQPLGALLERALADRERELAALKAPWAAWADELRGLLDRAVADKQVDARKIQARYYNPWLEKLLNWAKGEEARLDLGTGFTRLTPDGLAEAWKGTPPTHPALDAMVGLEAALEGLSDAGDAALHHAAAWVRERFDREKRQRAEMGFDDMLTRLDAALQSENGPRLAEVIRRQFPVALIDEFQDTDPLQYRIFDTLYEVEANRDDCGLFMIGDPKQAIYSFRGADIHTYLRARRATVGRHYNLERNFRSSQDMVDAVNGLFLRAENREGGVGAFLFRDDLPFIPVDAQGRKECWTLDGESQAALTFWQLASEEPVAKGGYLDSLAQAAASEIVRLLDLGQQGRAGFTRDGVLTPLRPSDIAVLVRDFNEAQSIRGQLASRGVRSVYLSDKDSVFAAQEARDLLLWLRACAEPDQDRPLRAALASATLGLDLAELERINLDERIWERRVMQFRDYRLRWQRQGVLPMLRQLLQDFALPQRLMGREDGERVLTNLLHLAELLQQAAAELDGELALIRHLGELLAGEGQAVEEQVLRLESDEALVRVVTIHKSKGLEYPLVFLPFICAFRPVDDKKPLQVHDGERRRLVLKADADTLQRAEHERLGEDLRLLYVALTRARHACWLGVTDLKIGNVKKSRLHESALGYLLGGGVPLASSAQLAEWLSPFADPQRSSVLPAPEATEQRYRPLADARFEPRWRTPARRAAEHWWIASYSALRLDEDAPTPASRHEDVAPDSLAMQNSTDDDSPELAQAPLPASAQGLHRFPRGPNPGTFLHGLLELAAEEGFARCVAEPGVLREALARRCQRRGLESWIDPLHQWLQALLEQPLSLGDGRSVRLAELTQYQPELEFWFEARHVDVQRLDELVQRHELPGLPRQPLRADTLNGMFKGFIDLTFEHEGRYYVADYKSNWLGADDAAYTREAMAAAMAGHRYDLQYVLYVLALHRQLRLRLPAYDYDRHLGGALYLFLRAPGPGVYLARPPRELIEQLDALFLGESVEAVA; translated from the coding sequence ATGAGCCTGTCTCCACGTCCCCTGGCCCTGCGCTTTCCGCTGCATGGCAGCCGGCTGATCGAAGCCAGCGCCGGCACCGGCAAGACCTTCACCATCTCCGCGCTCTACTTGCGGCTGATCCTCAGGCACGGCAGTGACGCGGCCTTTCGCGAGCCGCTGCTGCCGCCGCAGATCCTGGTGGTGACCTTCACCGATGCCGCCACCCGCGAACTGCGGGACCGCATCCGCGCGCGGCTGGTGCAGGCGGCGGCGGTTTTCCGTGGCGACGGTGAGCCGGATCCGCTGCTGGACCAGTTGCGGGCCGACTTCGATGAGTCGGCATGGTCCGATTGTGCCCGCCGCCTGGAACTGGCCGCGCAGTGGATGGACGAGGCGGCTGTCTCCACCATTCACGGCTGGTGCCAGCGGATGCTGCGGGAGCATGCCTTCGACAGCGGCAGCCTGTTCAGCCAGACCCTGGAAACCGACCACAGCGAGCTGCTGGCCGAAGTGGTGCGGGACTACTGGCGGCAGCATTGCTACCCGCTTCAGGGCGCGGCCCTGTCCTGGGTGGCCGGGAACTGGGGCACGCCGGCCGGTCTCGGCGCCCGCTTGCGCCCCCTGTTGGGCGAGCCGGGGGCGGTGGACCCGCAACCCCTGGGCGCGCTGCTGGAGCGTGCCCTGGCCGATCGCGAGCGGGAGCTGGCGGCATTGAAGGCCCCTTGGGCGGCCTGGGCGGATGAGCTGCGTGGGTTGCTGGACCGGGCGGTGGCCGACAAGCAGGTGGATGCCCGAAAGATCCAGGCGCGTTACTACAACCCCTGGCTGGAGAAGCTGCTGAACTGGGCCAAGGGTGAGGAGGCGCGCCTGGACCTGGGCACCGGCTTCACCCGCCTGACCCCGGACGGCCTGGCCGAAGCCTGGAAGGGGACGCCGCCGACGCACCCGGCGCTGGATGCGATGGTGGGCCTAGAGGCGGCGCTGGAGGGGCTGTCCGATGCCGGCGACGCTGCGCTGCACCATGCCGCCGCCTGGGTGCGCGAGCGCTTCGATCGGGAGAAACGCCAGCGGGCCGAGATGGGCTTCGACGACATGCTCACCCGCCTGGACGCCGCGCTGCAGAGCGAGAACGGTCCGCGCCTGGCCGAAGTGATCCGCCGGCAGTTTCCGGTGGCGTTGATCGACGAGTTCCAGGACACCGACCCACTGCAATACCGCATCTTCGACACCCTCTACGAGGTGGAGGCGAACCGCGACGACTGTGGCCTGTTCATGATCGGCGACCCCAAGCAGGCCATCTATTCCTTCCGGGGTGCGGACATTCACACCTACCTGCGGGCGCGCCGCGCCACCGTCGGGCGGCACTACAACCTGGAGCGCAATTTCCGCTCCAGCCAGGACATGGTGGACGCGGTGAACGGCCTGTTCCTTCGCGCCGAGAACCGCGAGGGCGGGGTAGGGGCCTTCCTCTTCCGCGATGATCTGCCCTTCATTCCGGTGGATGCCCAGGGGCGCAAGGAGTGCTGGACCCTGGACGGCGAGTCCCAGGCCGCCCTGACCTTCTGGCAACTGGCCAGCGAGGAGCCAGTGGCCAAGGGCGGCTACCTGGACAGCCTGGCCCAGGCAGCGGCCAGCGAGATCGTGCGCCTGCTGGACCTTGGCCAGCAGGGCCGCGCCGGCTTCACCCGGGATGGCGTGCTGACCCCCTTGCGGCCCAGCGATATCGCTGTACTGGTGCGGGATTTCAACGAGGCCCAGTCCATCCGCGGGCAACTGGCCTCCCGCGGCGTGCGCAGCGTCTACCTGTCGGACAAGGACTCGGTGTTCGCCGCCCAGGAGGCCCGCGACCTGCTGCTCTGGCTGCGCGCCTGCGCCGAGCCGGACCAGGACCGGCCGCTGCGGGCCGCCCTGGCCAGTGCGACCCTGGGGCTTGACCTGGCGGAGCTGGAGCGGATCAACCTCGACGAGCGCATCTGGGAACGCCGGGTCATGCAGTTCCGCGACTACCGCCTGCGCTGGCAGCGCCAGGGCGTGCTGCCCATGCTGCGCCAGTTGCTCCAGGACTTCGCGTTGCCCCAGCGGCTGATGGGACGCGAGGATGGCGAGCGGGTGCTGACCAACCTGCTGCACCTGGCCGAACTGCTGCAACAGGCCGCCGCCGAGCTGGACGGCGAGCTGGCGCTGATCCGCCACCTGGGCGAATTGCTGGCGGGGGAGGGCCAGGCCGTCGAGGAGCAGGTGCTGCGCCTGGAGAGCGACGAGGCCCTGGTGCGGGTGGTGACCATCCACAAATCCAAGGGCCTGGAGTATCCGCTGGTCTTCCTGCCTTTCATCTGTGCCTTCCGCCCGGTGGACGACAAGAAGCCCCTTCAGGTCCACGACGGCGAACGCCGCCGGCTGGTCCTCAAGGCGGATGCCGACACCCTGCAGCGCGCCGAACACGAACGCCTGGGCGAGGACCTGCGCCTGCTCTACGTGGCGCTGACCCGCGCCCGCCATGCCTGCTGGCTGGGAGTGACGGACCTGAAGATCGGCAATGTGAAGAAATCGCGGCTCCATGAGTCCGCCCTGGGCTACCTGCTGGGGGGCGGCGTGCCGCTGGCCAGCAGTGCGCAGCTCGCCGAATGGCTGTCGCCTTTCGCCGATCCCCAGCGCAGTAGCGTGCTGCCCGCACCCGAGGCGACGGAGCAGCGTTACCGTCCCCTGGCGGACGCCCGCTTCGAGCCTCGCTGGCGCACGCCGGCGCGGCGCGCGGCCGAGCACTGGTGGATCGCGTCCTACAGCGCCCTGCGCCTGGATGAGGATGCTCCTACGCCCGCCAGTCGCCACGAAGACGTTGCACCTGACAGCCTGGCGATGCAGAACTCCACCGATGACGACAGTCCGGAGCTGGCCCAGGCCCCGTTGCCGGCTTCCGCCCAGGGGTTGCACCGCTTTCCGCGCGGCCCAAACCCCGGCACTTTCCTCCACGGCCTGCTGGAACTGGCCGCCGAGGAAGGTTTCGCCCGCTGCGTGGCGGAGCCGGGTGTCCTGCGCGAAGCCCTGGCGCGACGTTGCCAGCGCCGCGGCCTGGAAAGCTGGATCGACCCCCTGCACCAATGGTTGCAGGCGCTGCTGGAACAGCCATTGTCGCTGGGCGACGGCCGCTCGGTGCGTCTGGCGGAGCTGACGCAGTACCAGCCGGAGCTGGAGTTCTGGTTCGAGGCCCGGCATGTCGATGTGCAGCGGCTGGATGAGTTGGTGCAGCGGCACGAGTTGCCGGGACTTCCTCGCCAGCCTCTGCGGGCCGATACCCTGAACGGCATGTTCAAGGGCTTCATCGACCTGACGTTCGAGCATGAGGGGCGTTATTACGTGGCGGACTACAAGTCCAACTGGCTGGGCGCCGATGATGCCGCCTACACCCGCGAGGCGATGGCGGCGGCCATGGCCGGTCATCGCTATGACCTGCAGTACGTGCTCTATGTGCTGGCGCTGCACCGGCAGTTGCGCCTGCGTCTGCCGGCTTACGACTACGACCGTCATCTCGGGGGGGCGCTCTACCTCTTCCTGCGTGCGCCGGGGCCGGGCGTCTACCTGGCGCGGCCGCCGCGCGAACTGATCGAACAACTGGATGCCCTGTTCCTGGGCGAGTCCGTGGAGGCTGTGGCATGA
- the recD gene encoding exodeoxyribonuclease V subunit alpha produces MSNELSLALRERADLFDLLEAWSERGWLRELDRALARFLAELDPGASPLLILAAALASHQLGQGHVCLDLAATLAHPDFTLSLPPEGEDPEEATLLPSQVLAGLSLETWLAACRGSALLEAEGAPLVLSGPCLYLRRYWDYERRVAGNIAKRLQAIADAPAELSSRLATLFPEPLVLEGERLTDWQKLACALAARGRFTLITGGPGTGKTTTVVRLLALLQEAAMAAGAPLRLSLAAPTGKAAARLTESIGGQVASLPVAEAVRAQIPSKVTTLHRLLGSRPDSRHFRHDAGNPLPLDVLVVDEASMIDLEMMANLLDALPAHSRLILLGDKDQLASVEAGAVLGDLCREAETGGYSEATRAWLEARTGEPLADPSLLPGDQPLAQHIVMLRHSRRFGSGSGIGRLARAVNRADAQGARSTLAAGSEDLHVLRLSGEQDRALERLLLSGLGEAGAGPQGYAHYLELMQAERPGQGEDLQAWDGWAGRVLAAFDQFQLLCAVRKGPWGVEGLNERIAQALQRRGLLEQDHGWYEGRPVLVTRNDYSLGLMNGDIGITLRLPEPPEFPGATVRQVLRVVFPRNDGSGALRHILPSRLGAVETVFAMTVHKSQGSEFAHCALILPDNLNPVLTKELVYTGITRARRWFSLVETRAGIFEQAVQRRVERRSGLREALEG; encoded by the coding sequence ATGAGCAACGAACTGTCCCTGGCGCTGCGCGAGCGTGCCGATCTGTTCGACCTGCTGGAGGCCTGGAGCGAGCGTGGCTGGCTGCGGGAGCTCGACCGCGCCCTGGCGCGTTTCCTCGCCGAACTGGACCCTGGCGCTTCGCCGCTGCTGATCCTCGCCGCCGCCCTGGCCAGCCACCAATTGGGGCAGGGCCACGTCTGCCTGGACCTGGCGGCCACCCTGGCCCATCCGGACTTCACGCTTTCCCTGCCGCCTGAAGGGGAGGACCCGGAGGAGGCGACGCTATTGCCCTCCCAGGTGCTGGCAGGGCTCAGCCTGGAGACCTGGCTGGCCGCATGCCGCGGAAGTGCCCTGCTCGAGGCGGAGGGGGCGCCCCTTGTCCTCTCCGGTCCCTGCCTTTATCTGCGCCGTTATTGGGACTACGAGCGGCGGGTCGCGGGCAATATCGCCAAGCGGTTGCAGGCCATCGCCGACGCGCCGGCCGAGCTGTCTTCGCGCCTGGCGACGCTTTTTCCGGAGCCCCTGGTGCTGGAGGGCGAGCGTCTGACCGATTGGCAGAAGCTGGCCTGCGCCCTGGCGGCGCGGGGCCGTTTCACCCTGATCACCGGAGGTCCCGGAACCGGCAAGACGACGACGGTGGTGCGCCTGCTGGCGCTGTTGCAGGAAGCGGCGATGGCGGCCGGCGCGCCCCTTCGTCTCAGCCTGGCGGCGCCCACCGGCAAGGCGGCTGCGCGACTGACCGAGTCCATCGGTGGCCAGGTGGCGTCGCTGCCGGTGGCTGAGGCGGTGCGGGCGCAGATCCCCAGCAAGGTGACCACCTTGCACCGGCTGCTGGGCAGTCGCCCCGACAGCCGTCACTTCCGTCATGACGCGGGCAATCCCTTGCCGCTGGATGTGCTGGTGGTGGACGAGGCCTCGATGATCGACCTGGAAATGATGGCCAACCTGTTGGACGCCTTGCCGGCTCACTCGCGCCTGATCCTCCTGGGCGACAAGGACCAGCTCGCGTCCGTGGAAGCCGGTGCGGTGCTGGGCGACCTGTGCCGGGAGGCGGAAACCGGTGGCTACAGCGAGGCCACTCGTGCCTGGCTGGAGGCCCGGACCGGCGAGCCTCTGGCCGATCCGTCGTTGCTGCCGGGCGACCAGCCGCTGGCCCAGCACATCGTGATGCTGAGGCACTCCCGGCGCTTCGGCAGCGGTTCCGGCATCGGCCGGCTGGCCCGTGCGGTGAACCGTGCGGATGCCCAGGGCGCGCGCAGCACCCTGGCGGCTGGCAGTGAGGACCTGCATGTACTGCGCTTGTCCGGTGAGCAGGATCGCGCCCTGGAACGGCTGCTACTGAGCGGGCTGGGAGAGGCCGGGGCCGGTCCGCAGGGGTATGCGCACTATCTGGAACTGATGCAGGCGGAGCGACCCGGCCAAGGCGAGGATCTCCAGGCCTGGGATGGCTGGGCGGGCCGGGTGCTGGCGGCGTTCGACCAGTTCCAGTTGCTCTGCGCGGTGCGCAAGGGGCCCTGGGGCGTGGAGGGGCTCAACGAGCGGATCGCCCAGGCCCTGCAGCGCCGCGGCCTGCTGGAGCAGGATCACGGCTGGTATGAAGGCCGGCCGGTGCTGGTGACCCGTAACGACTACAGCCTGGGCCTGATGAACGGCGACATCGGCATCACCCTGCGCCTGCCGGAGCCGCCTGAGTTCCCCGGGGCGACGGTCCGTCAGGTGCTGCGGGTCGTGTTCCCGCGCAACGACGGCAGCGGCGCGCTGCGGCATATCCTGCCGAGCCGGCTGGGGGCGGTGGAGACGGTGTTCGCCATGACGGTCCACAAGTCCCAGGGCTCGGAGTTCGCCCACTGCGCGCTGATCCTGCCGGACAACCTGAACCCGGTGCTGACCAAGGAGCTTGTCTACACCGGCATCACGCGGGCGCGTCGCTGGTTCAGCCTGGTGGAGACGCGTGCGGGGATCTTCGAACAGGCGGTGCAACGACGGGTCGAGCGCCGCAGTGGATTGCGGGAAGCGCTGGAAGGTTGA